A genome region from Colwellia sp. Arc7-D includes the following:
- a CDS encoding AraC family transcriptional regulator has translation MEILSDILTSLRVSGSVYFCSHVEPPWIKEFVDKKTACFHLVRRGACWLKIGDRVEQLFTGDLIFLGPGVDHILTSEPPENQMAISGESTLLLCGSCSFVHDTLSPLGSMFEQVAIVREGELNKHAWLKSTFDQLSSEYMAQNIGNEIIVNKLTEVVLVELIRINFGRQQQHSFLQALKDKRIGKALEYIHESPEKPWTIDSLASAIGMSRAAFAKKFTLLVGQTVFTYLSNLRIQKAKEMILTTSLFINDIALNVGYESERAFTKTFSKYEGVTPKQFRKNNKNLTES, from the coding sequence ATGGAAATTCTAAGCGATATTCTCACGTCTTTACGTGTCAGTGGCAGTGTATATTTTTGCAGCCATGTAGAACCCCCATGGATAAAAGAGTTTGTAGATAAAAAAACGGCTTGTTTTCATCTTGTAAGGCGTGGCGCTTGCTGGTTGAAAATAGGTGATAGAGTTGAGCAGTTGTTTACCGGTGATTTAATATTTTTAGGTCCGGGTGTTGACCATATACTGACAAGCGAGCCTCCTGAGAATCAAATGGCGATCAGTGGCGAGTCTACCCTACTACTTTGTGGCAGTTGCTCGTTTGTGCACGATACATTATCTCCGTTAGGTAGCATGTTTGAGCAGGTAGCAATCGTTCGCGAGGGTGAGCTAAATAAACATGCTTGGTTAAAAAGCACCTTTGATCAGCTTAGTTCGGAGTATATGGCACAAAACATTGGTAATGAAATTATAGTCAATAAGTTAACAGAAGTTGTATTGGTAGAATTAATCAGAATTAATTTTGGACGCCAGCAGCAACATTCTTTTTTACAGGCATTAAAAGATAAACGTATTGGTAAAGCGCTTGAATACATTCATGAGTCGCCTGAAAAACCCTGGACAATTGATAGTTTAGCGTCTGCTATTGGCATGTCTAGAGCGGCGTTCGCGAAAAAGTTCACGTTACTAGTCGGACAAACTGTTTTTACTTATTTATCGAATTTACGTATTCAAAAAGCGAAAGAAATGATTTTGACGACATCGCTTTTTATTAACGACATTGCGTTAAATGTTGGTTACGAGTCAGAACGTGCTTTTACAAAAACGTTTAGTAAGTATGAAGGAGTAACCCCTAAACAATTCCGTAAGAATAATAAAAATCTAACAGAGAGTTGA
- a CDS encoding isoprenylcysteine carboxylmethyltransferase family protein, with the protein MISLDNTSSIIEFTRLYLAVFYSAVALFYTVRIITAQKSTNTGLVFPGERFCSHWWNHMTFRLFRVSIWMVCVVRLFFPALDEYLGLITTFDNALVLILGNILLTFGFLMTIIIHFSMKQKWRSGVDPKGPDGLITDGFFKYSRNPIFVSVALSQLGFFLALPSLFTLVCLIIGLYTLFKQATVEEQHLAEIFPSNYKTYQANVRRWL; encoded by the coding sequence ATGATATCTCTTGATAACACTTCTTCAATAATAGAGTTTACGCGCTTATACTTGGCTGTTTTTTATTCCGCTGTTGCACTTTTTTATACTGTTAGAATTATAACGGCACAAAAAAGCACTAACACAGGACTAGTGTTTCCCGGCGAACGCTTTTGCTCGCATTGGTGGAACCACATGACATTTCGACTCTTCAGAGTGTCAATTTGGATGGTTTGTGTAGTTAGGTTATTTTTTCCTGCGCTTGATGAATACCTAGGTTTAATAACGACTTTCGATAATGCCCTTGTTCTTATACTGGGCAATATACTGTTAACCTTTGGCTTTTTAATGACGATAATCATCCACTTTAGTATGAAGCAAAAGTGGCGCTCTGGTGTCGACCCAAAAGGCCCTGATGGGTTAATTACTGATGGCTTTTTTAAGTACTCTCGTAACCCAATTTTTGTCAGTGTGGCATTATCACAATTAGGATTTTTTCTAGCATTACCGTCTTTATTTACTTTAGTGTGCCTTATTATTGGTTTGTATACTTTGTTCAAACAGGCCACTGTTGAAGAACAACATTTAGCAGAAATTTTTCCCAGTAATTATAAAACATATCAAGCTAACGTTCGCCGATGGTTATAG
- a CDS encoding FKBP-type peptidyl-prolyl cis-trans isomerase produces the protein MKFFKPTLVAIALLSVMGCQEPAKQEEQAAALDTEIQKQAYGLGASIGMYMERNLEEHDKLGLTLDKSLIIRGFTDSMDGKSQIEKEDIQALLMNLDQAMKAKQQEQASVSSEASLAEGQAFLAENAKKEGVQVTESGIQYEVITAADGEKPAATDTVKVHYKGTFLNGETFDSSYDRGEPAVFPLNRVISGWTEGVQLMSVGSKFKFTIPSDLAYGPNGNPPRIPGHSVLQFDIELLEIQKPEAAAQVGDKK, from the coding sequence ATGAAGTTTTTTAAACCGACATTAGTCGCTATTGCCTTATTATCAGTAATGGGTTGTCAAGAACCTGCTAAGCAAGAAGAGCAAGCCGCTGCGCTTGATACAGAAATACAAAAACAAGCCTATGGCTTAGGTGCTTCAATTGGCATGTACATGGAGCGCAATTTAGAAGAGCACGATAAATTGGGCTTAACTTTAGATAAGTCACTTATTATTCGTGGTTTTACTGACAGCATGGATGGCAAGTCTCAAATAGAGAAAGAAGACATTCAAGCATTGTTGATGAACTTAGACCAAGCTATGAAAGCTAAGCAACAAGAGCAAGCCTCAGTGAGCTCTGAAGCAAGTTTAGCTGAAGGTCAGGCTTTCTTAGCAGAAAATGCTAAAAAAGAAGGTGTTCAAGTTACTGAATCTGGTATTCAATATGAAGTAATTACAGCCGCAGACGGTGAAAAACCTGCTGCTACTGATACAGTTAAAGTTCACTATAAAGGTACATTCCTTAATGGTGAAACTTTTGATAGTTCATACGATCGTGGTGAGCCAGCAGTATTTCCACTTAATCGTGTAATTTCAGGTTGGACCGAAGGTGTTCAGTTAATGTCAGTGGGTTCTAAATTTAAATTTACTATCCCTTCAGACCTAGCTTACGGCCCTAATGGTAATCCACCTCGCATTCCGGGTCATTCTGTATTGCAATTTGATATTGAATTATTAGAAATTCAAAAACCTGAAGCTGCGGCACAAGTTGGCGATAAAAAGTAA
- the trmA gene encoding tRNA (uridine(54)-C5)-methyltransferase TrmA, protein MFSHIHPDNYQQQLDEKEQSISSTFAQFDLPTFEIFPSPTLNYRQRAEFRVWHDGDDLYYIMFNSETKEKYKVEDFPVASTLINQFMTALLADIKNKDILRQRLFQVDFLSTLSGEVLISLLYHKQLDEQWIEQAQQLKLRLSAIAPVDIIGRARKQKVVLDKDFVMETLSVNGEQFHYQQVENSFTQPNAKVNEAMLLWAQQATNNTGGDLIELYCGNGNFSIALAQNFDRVLGTEISKTSVKSAQINIAANKLDNVDIVRMASEDFSQAMNGERVFRRLEGFDLTSYNYQTVLVDPPRAGLDPDSVELVSRFERIIYISCNPETLRDNLVELVKTHKIEHFALFDQFPYTHHVETGVILSRL, encoded by the coding sequence ATGTTTAGTCATATTCATCCCGATAATTATCAACAACAGCTTGACGAAAAAGAGCAAAGTATTTCAAGCACTTTTGCTCAATTTGACTTACCAACATTTGAAATATTTCCTTCTCCAACCTTAAACTACCGTCAACGTGCTGAGTTCCGTGTTTGGCATGATGGTGATGACCTTTACTACATCATGTTTAATAGTGAGACGAAAGAAAAATACAAAGTAGAAGATTTTCCTGTTGCCAGTACGTTGATCAACCAATTTATGACCGCATTGTTGGCCGACATAAAAAATAAAGACATTTTGCGCCAACGGTTATTCCAAGTTGATTTCCTATCAACTCTCAGTGGCGAAGTATTAATTAGTTTGCTTTATCACAAACAATTAGACGAGCAGTGGATTGAACAAGCACAACAATTAAAGTTACGTTTATCTGCCATAGCGCCCGTTGATATTATTGGCCGAGCGCGTAAACAAAAAGTTGTGCTCGACAAAGATTTTGTCATGGAAACATTATCTGTAAACGGTGAGCAGTTTCATTATCAACAAGTTGAGAATAGCTTTACGCAACCCAATGCTAAGGTAAATGAAGCTATGTTACTGTGGGCGCAACAAGCCACTAACAACACCGGCGGTGACTTAATAGAACTTTATTGTGGTAACGGTAATTTCAGTATTGCCTTAGCACAAAACTTTGATCGCGTACTAGGTACAGAAATATCAAAAACATCCGTTAAGTCTGCGCAAATAAACATAGCAGCGAATAAATTAGACAATGTTGATATTGTGAGAATGGCAAGTGAAGACTTTAGTCAGGCCATGAATGGCGAACGAGTGTTTCGTCGTTTAGAAGGTTTTGATTTGACCAGCTATAACTATCAAACCGTTTTGGTTGATCCACCACGAGCTGGCCTTGATCCTGACAGTGTAGAGCTAGTTTCTCGTTTTGAGCGCATTATATATATATCATGCAACCCAGAAACATTACGTGATAACTTAGTTGAATTAGTTAAAACTCATAAAATTGAGCACTTCGCTTTATTTGATCAATTTCCATATACCCATCATGTAGAAACAGGTGTTATTTTGTCACGCCTTTAG
- a CDS encoding histidine phosphatase family protein → MKYCLLAALFFVVVPTFAEDSFSIYLVRHAEKQAVKEDPKLTPCGKRRAKQIASILEHTKIKRVYSTAYQRTMATAAPFAKQQKLAIKQYSPAKLTQFAQQLLNQKENVLVVGHSNTTPQLSALLSELDVPNITEKEYRNIYQVQVSNSGKTLTLLTQPLTCR, encoded by the coding sequence ATGAAATATTGTTTACTGGCAGCCCTGTTTTTTGTTGTTGTACCAACATTCGCAGAAGATAGTTTTAGCATTTATTTAGTTCGCCATGCTGAAAAGCAAGCCGTAAAAGAAGATCCTAAATTAACGCCTTGTGGAAAACGAAGAGCCAAGCAAATTGCTAGTATTCTCGAACATACGAAAATAAAACGCGTTTACAGCACAGCCTACCAACGTACCATGGCGACAGCCGCCCCTTTTGCTAAACAACAAAAGCTAGCAATAAAACAGTATTCTCCCGCAAAACTAACGCAGTTTGCACAGCAATTACTAAATCAAAAAGAAAATGTTTTAGTTGTGGGTCACAGTAACACCACACCACAATTATCGGCATTACTGAGTGAGTTAGACGTGCCGAATATTACTGAGAAAGAATACCGCAACATATATCAAGTTCAGGTGAGCAACAGTGGTAAAACGTTAACACTGCTAACTCAGCCATTAACTTGTCGTTAG
- the fabR gene encoding HTH-type transcriptional repressor FabR translates to MSGIRALQKEKTRRQLIDAALGQLSSERSFSSLSLREVAKEAGLAPTSFYRHFSDMDELGLTLVDEAGLTLRQLMRQARQRIEKGGSVIQISVRTFMEFIESNGNIFRLLLRERSGTSPAFRAAVNREIRYFTLELCDYLQQANKLDAEIAYLQANAAVTIVFSAGSDALDCDKKDLVALAQRTIKQLRFIARGAFEFSVRNENRIELRRGRTKGVTK, encoded by the coding sequence ATGAGTGGTATTAGAGCACTTCAAAAAGAGAAAACGCGTCGTCAATTAATTGATGCAGCTTTAGGGCAACTGAGCAGTGAGCGTAGCTTTTCTAGTTTAAGTTTACGTGAAGTAGCCAAAGAAGCGGGCTTAGCGCCAACCTCTTTTTATCGTCACTTTTCTGATATGGACGAGTTAGGTTTAACTTTAGTTGATGAAGCGGGTTTAACTTTACGCCAATTAATGCGACAAGCCCGACAACGTATTGAAAAAGGTGGTTCAGTTATTCAAATTTCTGTCCGCACTTTCATGGAGTTTATTGAAAGTAACGGCAATATTTTCCGTTTATTATTACGTGAACGTTCAGGTACTTCACCGGCATTTCGTGCCGCGGTTAATCGTGAAATTCGCTATTTTACTTTAGAGTTGTGTGATTACTTACAACAAGCGAATAAACTAGATGCTGAAATCGCTTATTTGCAAGCCAATGCAGCTGTGACCATTGTGTTTAGTGCCGGATCAGATGCCTTAGATTGTGATAAAAAAGATCTGGTGGCGTTAGCACAACGAACAATTAAACAATTAAGATTTATTGCCCGTGGTGCTTTCGAGTTTAGTGTTCGCAATGAAAACCGTATTGAATTACGCCGCGGCAGAACTAAAGGCGTGACAAAATAA
- the hemE gene encoding uroporphyrinogen decarboxylase — protein sequence MTELKNDTYLRALLRQPVDYTPVWMMRQAGRYLPEYREVRKGAGDFMSVCRDADLACEVTIQPLRRFPLDAAILFSDILTIPDAMGLGLYFETGEGPKFERPITCKADVEKIGIPDPEGELQYVMNAVRTIKKTLNGDVPLIGFSGSPWTLATYMIEGGSSKAFTKIKKMMFAEPQVLHMLLDKLADSVILYLNAQIAAGAQSVMVFDTWGGVLSPRDYKDFSLQYMAKIVDGLTRHNDGRKVPVTLFTKNGGMWLEDIAATGCDAVGLDWTIDIENAKARVGDKVALQGNMDPSMLYAPLPRIEQEVSKILSGFGEGGTGHVFNLGHGIHPDVNPDHAGHFIESVHRLSKPYHL from the coding sequence ATGACTGAATTAAAGAACGATACGTATTTACGTGCGCTTTTGCGCCAACCTGTTGACTACACACCTGTTTGGATGATGCGCCAAGCGGGTCGTTATTTACCTGAATATCGTGAAGTGCGCAAAGGTGCTGGTGACTTTATGTCAGTCTGTCGTGATGCTGACTTAGCTTGTGAAGTTACTATTCAGCCATTACGCCGTTTCCCACTTGATGCAGCCATTTTATTTAGCGACATTTTAACTATTCCTGATGCTATGGGTTTAGGTCTGTATTTTGAAACCGGTGAAGGTCCTAAATTTGAGCGTCCAATAACATGTAAAGCAGACGTTGAAAAAATTGGTATTCCAGATCCAGAAGGCGAATTGCAATATGTCATGAATGCTGTTCGTACTATTAAGAAAACACTAAATGGCGATGTTCCACTTATTGGCTTTTCGGGTAGTCCATGGACATTGGCCACTTATATGATTGAAGGGGGTAGTTCAAAAGCCTTTACTAAAATCAAAAAAATGATGTTTGCAGAGCCACAAGTTTTACACATGTTATTGGATAAGTTAGCTGACTCAGTAATCTTATATTTAAACGCTCAAATAGCTGCTGGTGCACAATCAGTAATGGTATTTGATACTTGGGGTGGTGTTTTGTCTCCAAGAGATTATAAAGATTTTTCTTTGCAGTATATGGCGAAGATTGTTGATGGCTTAACTCGTCATAATGATGGTCGTAAAGTACCAGTAACCTTGTTCACTAAAAATGGTGGTATGTGGTTAGAAGATATTGCCGCAACAGGTTGTGATGCTGTAGGTCTTGATTGGACCATTGATATTGAAAATGCTAAAGCACGTGTAGGTGATAAAGTTGCCTTGCAAGGTAACATGGATCCATCGATGTTATATGCACCGTTGCCTCGCATTGAACAAGAAGTTTCAAAAATACTATCAGGATTTGGTGAAGGTGGTACTGGGCATGTATTTAATTTAGGTCACGGTATACACCCTGATGTTAACCCAGATCATGCTGGCCACTTTATTGAGTCGGTACATCGTTTAAGTAAGCCTTATCACTTATAA
- a CDS encoding DUF4112 domain-containing protein translates to MDDLDQAPKALLKAQKLANLADAKIRIPLLGIRLGLDFIIGLIPVVGDLIMTGLSLSIVGLAKSMQVPRTLRMKMLWNIALDFLLGVIPFVGDIADLFYKSNLKNVRIMEEWWLSQQSQ, encoded by the coding sequence ATGGACGACTTAGATCAAGCACCTAAAGCATTATTAAAAGCACAGAAGTTAGCTAATTTAGCTGACGCTAAAATTCGTATCCCATTATTGGGTATTCGATTAGGCTTAGACTTTATTATTGGCCTTATTCCTGTAGTGGGCGACCTTATAATGACTGGCTTATCGCTCAGCATTGTTGGTTTGGCAAAATCTATGCAAGTACCAAGAACGCTTAGAATGAAAATGCTATGGAATATTGCGCTAGATTTTTTGTTAGGTGTTATTCCTTTTGTTGGTGACATTGCCGATTTGTTTTATAAATCTAACCTGAAAAATGTACGTATTATGGAAGAGTGGTGGTTAAGCCAGCAGTCTCAATAA
- the grxC gene encoding glutaredoxin 3 codes for MAKIEIYSKSYCPYCKKAKATLVSLGLAFEEYEITHSEKLTKEMHERSSRRTVPQIFINDQHIGGGDDFHEALSSGQLKHLIAKK; via the coding sequence ATGGCGAAGATAGAAATATATAGTAAAAGCTACTGTCCATATTGTAAAAAAGCAAAGGCAACACTTGTTAGCTTAGGGTTAGCATTTGAAGAATACGAAATTACCCACAGTGAGAAGCTGACTAAAGAAATGCATGAACGTAGTTCGCGCCGAACAGTGCCACAAATTTTTATTAATGATCAGCATATAGGTGGCGGTGATGACTTTCATGAAGCATTAAGCAGCGGCCAATTAAAGCACTTAATTGCTAAAAAATAA
- a CDS encoding DUF1272 domain-containing protein, translating into MLILKPNCECCDKDLPPSTEDAFICTFECTFCASCTENVLSFICPNCSGNLVKRPIRPIEALKQYPASKERVLKAHGCASKK; encoded by the coding sequence ATGTTAATTTTAAAGCCCAATTGTGAATGTTGTGATAAAGACTTACCGCCTTCGACTGAAGACGCGTTCATTTGTACTTTTGAATGTACCTTTTGTGCTAGCTGCACTGAGAATGTTTTAAGCTTTATTTGCCCCAATTGTTCAGGTAATTTAGTCAAGCGCCCTATTCGACCAATTGAGGCATTAAAACAATATCCAGCTTCTAAAGAAAGGGTATTGAAGGCACATGGTTGTGCTAGCAAAAAATAA
- the sthA gene encoding Si-specific NAD(P)(+) transhydrogenase, with protein sequence MSKQAKAETKKAKSAKKSYDFDAIIIGTGPGGEGAAMNLAKQDKRVAIIERYHHVGGGCTHWGTIPSKALRQSVSRLIEYNSNPLFNAGQNAKELTFQDILGHASAVIRKQVNLRSGFYNRNQVEHYIGEASFVDANTIQVLRADGTIDTITAKQVVIATGSRPYQPDDVDFSHPRVYDSDSILSLEHSPRQIIIYGAGVIGSEYACIFRGLGVKVDLINTRDRLLSFLDDEMSDSLSYHLWNNGVVIRHGEQIERVETNEDCVIVHLESGKKMRADCLLFANGRTGNTADLKLENAGLKADGRGQLKVSDSYQTDVEGIFAVGDVIGYPSLASAAFDQGRICASAMLDGESKAKLTDDIPTGIYTIPEISSVGKTEQELTEAKIPYEVGRAQFKHLARAQISNNLVGSLKILFHRETKEILGIHCFGENAAEIIHIGQAIMQQTNGGNTIEYFVETTFNYPTMAEAFRVAALNGLNRLF encoded by the coding sequence TTGAGTAAACAAGCAAAAGCCGAAACTAAGAAAGCAAAAAGTGCTAAAAAAAGCTACGATTTTGATGCCATTATAATAGGCACAGGGCCTGGTGGTGAAGGCGCAGCAATGAACTTAGCCAAGCAAGATAAGCGAGTTGCTATTATTGAACGCTATCATCATGTTGGCGGTGGCTGTACTCATTGGGGCACTATTCCATCAAAAGCCTTACGCCAATCCGTTAGTCGGTTAATCGAATATAACTCAAATCCTCTGTTTAATGCTGGGCAAAATGCCAAAGAATTAACCTTTCAAGATATTTTAGGTCACGCATCTGCAGTTATTCGCAAGCAAGTAAATTTGCGCAGCGGCTTTTATAATCGCAACCAAGTTGAGCACTATATCGGCGAAGCCTCATTTGTTGATGCTAATACCATTCAAGTTTTACGCGCAGATGGCACAATTGACACCATAACAGCGAAACAAGTTGTTATTGCAACTGGCTCACGCCCATATCAACCTGACGATGTCGACTTTTCTCACCCTAGGGTTTATGACTCCGACAGCATATTGTCATTAGAACATTCTCCACGCCAAATTATTATCTACGGTGCAGGTGTTATTGGTAGTGAATACGCCTGTATTTTTCGCGGTTTAGGGGTCAAGGTAGATTTGATCAATACCCGTGATCGTTTGTTATCATTTTTAGATGATGAAATGTCAGACTCGTTAAGTTATCACCTATGGAACAACGGCGTTGTTATTCGCCACGGTGAGCAGATTGAACGCGTAGAAACCAACGAAGACTGCGTTATTGTACATTTAGAGTCTGGCAAGAAAATGCGCGCAGATTGCTTATTATTTGCCAATGGACGTACCGGTAACACGGCCGACTTAAAACTCGAAAATGCGGGTTTAAAAGCTGATGGACGTGGACAATTAAAAGTAAGCGACTCATATCAAACAGACGTTGAAGGCATTTTTGCCGTAGGTGATGTTATTGGTTACCCAAGTTTGGCTAGTGCTGCATTCGACCAAGGTAGAATTTGTGCAAGTGCCATGCTTGACGGTGAAAGTAAAGCCAAGCTGACTGATGATATTCCTACCGGTATTTATACCATTCCAGAAATCAGCTCTGTTGGTAAAACTGAACAAGAATTAACAGAAGCTAAAATTCCGTATGAAGTTGGTCGTGCGCAATTTAAACATTTAGCCCGAGCACAAATATCGAATAATTTAGTTGGTTCATTAAAAATTCTTTTTCACCGTGAAACCAAAGAAATTTTAGGCATTCATTGTTTTGGTGAAAATGCGGCTGAAATTATTCATATCGGCCAAGCGATAATGCAACAAACTAATGGTGGCAATACCATTGAATACTTTGTTGAAACAACATTCAACTATCCAACAATGGCTGAAGCTTTCAGGGTAGCGGCATTAAACGGATTAAATCGATTATTTTAA
- a CDS encoding DUF417 family protein gives MPNTTLSVDRERKFNDLALTQNISTFGDIALRLSIALILVWIGAMKFSAYEAGAIEGLISSSPLTSWLYNIFSLQGAANFIGTFEIATAIAITLTPVNRLIGIIGSLGAIVTFAVTSSLLLTAPVWEATLGGFPALNVVPGQFLVKDIVLLAASITLLGKALKAK, from the coding sequence ATGCCAAACACTACATTATCCGTTGACCGCGAAAGAAAATTCAATGATCTAGCATTAACCCAGAATATAAGTACTTTTGGCGACATTGCCTTAAGGCTTTCAATCGCGCTTATTTTAGTGTGGATTGGCGCGATGAAGTTTTCTGCATATGAAGCCGGTGCAATCGAAGGCCTTATTTCATCAAGTCCTTTAACATCTTGGCTTTACAATATTTTTAGTTTACAAGGTGCCGCTAACTTTATAGGAACGTTCGAAATAGCCACCGCTATTGCCATAACCCTTACACCAGTAAATAGACTCATTGGAATTATTGGTAGTTTAGGTGCAATCGTTACTTTTGCTGTTACCTCTAGCCTATTATTAACTGCGCCAGTTTGGGAGGCCACGCTAGGTGGATTTCCAGCGCTTAATGTAGTTCCAGGTCAATTTTTGGTGAAGGATATTGTACTTTTAGCGGCTTCAATTACCCTATTAGGCAAAGCATTAAAAGCGAAATAA
- a CDS encoding fatty acid desaturase, with amino-acid sequence MKKPPIIWLNVFVFSITFLFAAIAVPYRAFTHGFDATEITAAIICFIYCGMSITAGYHRLWSHRTYQAHWSLRLVYALGGAFALQNSALHWSSDHRIHHKHVDKNHVDPYSAKMGFWHSHIGWMLRDHQPAKYNDYNNVRDLQKDAIVVWQHKHYLLLTILMNFGVPILFGLWHGDMINSLLLLGFLRLVLSHHTTFFINSLAHIWGKQTYTDKNTARDNGVLAFFTFGEGYHNYHHIFENDYRNGIRWWHFDPTKWLIKGCEHLKLTSKLRVTPEVKIEKARLSMILLRSQQKLAAHPDAEQLLERLQHEYDELIHKINEFYAVRKALIATKRDQLIADVENSDVMAQYQEIKRRLAEQQRSWQNMVEKLA; translated from the coding sequence ATGAAAAAACCACCTATTATTTGGTTAAATGTATTTGTATTTAGCATTACCTTTTTATTCGCTGCAATCGCAGTGCCTTACCGTGCATTTACTCATGGCTTTGATGCGACTGAAATCACCGCAGCTATTATCTGCTTCATATACTGTGGTATGTCAATTACGGCGGGTTATCACCGTCTTTGGTCTCATAGAACTTATCAAGCGCATTGGTCTTTAAGGCTCGTTTACGCTCTAGGTGGTGCATTCGCCTTACAAAATAGTGCTTTGCATTGGTCTTCAGACCATCGTATTCACCACAAGCATGTTGATAAAAATCATGTTGACCCTTATTCGGCAAAAATGGGTTTTTGGCACTCACACATAGGTTGGATGCTAAGAGATCATCAACCTGCTAAATATAATGACTACAACAACGTTCGCGATTTACAAAAAGACGCTATTGTTGTTTGGCAGCATAAACATTATTTATTACTGACCATATTAATGAACTTTGGCGTACCTATTTTATTCGGTTTATGGCACGGCGATATGATCAACAGCCTGCTGTTACTTGGATTTTTACGCTTGGTACTAAGTCATCACACCACGTTCTTTATTAATTCATTGGCACATATCTGGGGCAAGCAAACCTACACAGATAAAAATACGGCACGCGACAACGGTGTTTTAGCTTTCTTCACTTTTGGCGAAGGCTACCATAACTATCACCATATTTTTGAAAACGACTACCGTAATGGTATTCGTTGGTGGCATTTTGACCCGACAAAATGGTTAATTAAAGGTTGCGAACATTTAAAGCTGACCTCGAAGTTACGTGTAACACCTGAAGTTAAAATAGAAAAAGCGCGCTTATCTATGATCTTATTACGTAGTCAGCAAAAACTAGCAGCTCATCCTGACGCCGAGCAATTATTAGAAAGATTACAGCATGAATACGATGAACTTATCCATAAAATCAATGAGTTCTATGCGGTTCGCAAAGCGTTAATTGCCACTAAGCGTGACCAATTAATTGCTGATGTTGAGAACTCAGATGTAATGGCGCAATATCAAGAAATTAAGCGTCGATTAGCTGAACAACAACGTAGCTGGCAAAATATGGTAGAAAAACTCGCATAA
- a CDS encoding SlyX family protein, with protein sequence MKSVIELNQAIETLETRNAFQDDIIDQLNHEITIHQNQLAELKHQVSLLANRIKENAPEQDGKEEIEPPPPHY encoded by the coding sequence GTGAAATCAGTTATAGAATTAAACCAAGCAATTGAAACCCTTGAAACTCGCAATGCATTTCAAGATGATATTATCGATCAACTAAACCATGAAATTACCATTCATCAAAACCAACTTGCCGAGCTTAAGCATCAAGTTTCTCTGCTCGCTAATCGCATTAAAGAGAATGCACCGGAGCAAGATGGTAAAGAAGAAATAGAGCCACCACCACCTCACTATTAA